The Anaerolineae bacterium DNA segment GGATTGCCATCACCGGGCATCGAGGGCAGTTGGGCGAGTGGCTGGTGCGCCGGCTGGAGGGCCATGAACTGCTGTTGCTGGGCCGGCCGGAGCACGACATCACGCGGCCGGAGCGCATCGTGCCGGCCATTGTCGGGTTCCGGCCGGACGTGGTGATCCACTCCGCGGCCTTTACCAACGTGGACGGCTGTGCGCGCGATCCCGATACCGCCTATCTGGTCAACGCGCTGGGCACGCAGAACGTCGCCGTCGCCTGCCAGAAGGCCGGCGCGGCCATGGTCTATATCAGCACCAACGAGGTGTTTGATGGGACGAAAGGCTCCCCCTACCTGGAACAGGACGAGCGCCATCCCATCAATCCCTACGGCTGGTCGAAGTACGCCGGCGAGCGCTTTGTGGAGACCCTGCTGGAGCGCTTTTACATTGTGCGCATCGCCTGGCTGTTTGCCCCCGGCCGGACCAATTTTGTGAGCAAAATCTGTGCCCTGGCGCGGGAGCGCGGCCGGCTGTCCATCGTCACAGACGAGATCAGCTCCCCCACCTATGCCCCGCACCTGGCAGACGCGCTGGCGCGCCTGATCGAGACGGGACATTATGGTATCTATCACCTTGCCAACGAGGGCTCCTGCTCGCGATATGAGTTCGCGCGCTATTTCCTGCCGCGGGCCGGCCTGGGGCACGTGCCGGTGGATCCGATCACGTCGGACCAGTTCCAGCGGCCCAGCAAGCCGCCCCTGCACTGCATCCTGCGCAATTTCGCCGCCGCGCATCTGCTGGGCATTCAGCTCCCGCCCTGGGAGGAGGCGGTGGAGGATTATTTCCGCCGGCTGGAGGGGCGATGAGCACAGACCCGTTGGTCAGCGTCATCATCCCCAACTGGAACGGCGCGGGCTTACTGCCGGCGTGCCTGGATTCCCTGCGCGCCCAGACGTACCACCGGCTGGAAATCATTGTCGTGGACAATGCCTCCACCGATCATTCAGTGACGTTGGTGCGAGAGCAGTATCCCGAAGCGCGGTTGGTGGCCCTGCCGGAGAACCGGGGCCTGACGGGCGGGGTCAACGCCGGCATTCGCGCCGCGCAGGGCGAGATCATCGCCCTGCTCAATAACGACGCCGAGGCAGAGCCGGCGTGGGTGGAGGCGCTGGTGCAGGCGCTGGAGTCCCATCCCGAGGCCGGCTCGGCGGCATCCAAAATGCTGTTGCACGACCGGCGCGATGTGCTGAATTCCGCCGGTGACACCTACGGCCTGGACGGGATCCCGGGTAACCGCGGCGTTTGGGAGCGGGATGCCGGCCAGTATGACCATGATATCGAGGTCTTTGGCGCGTGCGGTGGTGCGGCGGCGTATCGGCGCGCCATGCTGGACGAGATCGGCCTTTTTGATGAGGAGCTGTTCATGTACTGCGAGGATGTGGACATGGCGTGGCGGGCGCAGATCGCCGGCTACCGCTGTGTCTTCGCGCCGGCGGCGCGGGTCTATCACCGGCTCAGCGCCACGGGCGGGGGGCCGCTGGCCAGCTTCTATACGGGGCGCAACACCCTGCTGGTCATCGCCAAGGACTACCCGCCGGCGCTCCTGCGTCGCTACTGGCCGCTGGTACTGCGCGCCCAACTGCGCATTGCCTGGGATGCCCTGCGTGCCTGGCGGGGAGAGGCGGCGCGGGCGCGACTGCGCGGGCAGTTGGCCGGCCTGCGCCTCTTCCGGCGGTGGACGCGCAAGCGGGCTGAGGTCTACCGCCTGCGGAGGGTCAGTGATGCGGAGCTGGAGGCCCTGCTCCGGCGCGGGTGAGCGCGAAAGCGTTGGAAAACATGAGACACGGTATGTCTGTCAGGCACTGGAGCGAACGAGCAAGGGCTGTACAGCCAGCGCCGGCCCTACTTATAGTGGTGTAAGGAGATGCACCCCTACCCCTGCCTCCTTCCCCGCATGCGGGGGAAGGGAACGGGGATGGGGCTTTTGCACCGGATGTACCAGCCCTGCTTTTTCAACACCTTCGTGCGCGCTGATTGACGAAAGCGCGCCGGCGGGGTATCATATACCGCGCACGTGGGTGTGTTGGGTGGTTCATATTCACGATGGGGAAAACAATCTATGGAACGTGAGCCGTATTTGTCCGTGGTGGTGCCGGCGTACAACGAGGAAAAGCGTCTGCCTGGCACGCTGGAGCGCATCTGCGCCTATCTGGGAAAGCAGACCTACCCATCC contains these protein-coding regions:
- the rfbD gene encoding dTDP-4-dehydrorhamnose reductase, yielding MRIAITGHRGQLGEWLVRRLEGHELLLLGRPEHDITRPERIVPAIVGFRPDVVIHSAAFTNVDGCARDPDTAYLVNALGTQNVAVACQKAGAAMVYISTNEVFDGTKGSPYLEQDERHPINPYGWSKYAGERFVETLLERFYIVRIAWLFAPGRTNFVSKICALARERGRLSIVTDEISSPTYAPHLADALARLIETGHYGIYHLANEGSCSRYEFARYFLPRAGLGHVPVDPITSDQFQRPSKPPLHCILRNFAAAHLLGIQLPPWEEAVEDYFRRLEGR
- a CDS encoding glycosyltransferase — its product is MVSVIIPNWNGAGLLPACLDSLRAQTYHRLEIIVVDNASTDHSVTLVREQYPEARLVALPENRGLTGGVNAGIRAAQGEIIALLNNDAEAEPAWVEALVQALESHPEAGSAASKMLLHDRRDVLNSAGDTYGLDGIPGNRGVWERDAGQYDHDIEVFGACGGAAAYRRAMLDEIGLFDEELFMYCEDVDMAWRAQIAGYRCVFAPAARVYHRLSATGGGPLASFYTGRNTLLVIAKDYPPALLRRYWPLVLRAQLRIAWDALRAWRGEAARARLRGQLAGLRLFRRWTRKRAEVYRLRRVSDAELEALLRRG